Proteins found in one Hippopotamus amphibius kiboko isolate mHipAmp2 chromosome 12, mHipAmp2.hap2, whole genome shotgun sequence genomic segment:
- the ZBTB46 gene encoding zinc finger and BTB domain-containing protein 46 — MKVHLGYLSWIFCLESIEEATPGSQMNNRKEDMEIASHYRHLLRELNEQRQHGVLCDACVVVEGKVFKAHKNVLLGSSRYFKTLYCQVQKTSDQATVTHLDIVTAQGFKAIIDFMYSAHLALTSRNVIEVMSAASFLQMTDIVQACHDFIKAALDISIKPDASDELSEFEVGAPPGSGADALISAVMAGRSISPWLARRTSPANSSGDSAIASCHEGGSSYGKEDQEPKADGPDDLSSQPLWPGDVGYGPLHIKEEQLSPAHCGGSEPPSSGDGAVQNSFSEQAAGDGWQPTGRRKNRKNKDTVRHITQQVEGDSRASSPLPSFLPVSGWPFSSRHSNADLTVAEAGSSDSRGERPELYTHVDEGLLGGEGSYLGAPLTPEKDDALHQATAVANLRAALVSKSSLLALKADVLGDDSSLLLEYLPKGAHSLSLNEFTVIRKKFRCPYCSFSAMHQCILKRHMRSHTGERPYPCEICGKKFTRREHMKRHTLVHSKDKKYVCKLCSRVFMSAASVGIKHGSRRHGVCADCAGSGGAGPLDGGGAEGSPELFAGDGPYLEDPEDPRGEGEEELGEDEDDVGLAPEDALLGDDKEDEDSPREPRSPAGGADKDFAWIS, encoded by the exons ATGAAGGTGCACCTGGGTTACTTAAGCTGGATTTTCTGTTTGG AGTCCATAGAAGAGGCCACCCCGGGATCCCAGATGAACAACCGGAAGGAAGATATGGAAATCGCGTCCCACTACCGGCACCTGCTGCGTGAGCTCAACGAGCAGAGGCAGCACGGCGTCCTGTGCGACGCGTGCGTGGTGGTCGAAGGCAAGGTCTTCAAGGCCCACAAGAACGTCCTGCTTGGCAGCAGCCGCTACTTCAAGACGCTCTACTGCCAGGTGCAGAAGACGTCCGACCAGGCCACGGTCACGCACCTGGACATCGTCACGGCCCAGGGCTTCAAGGCCATCATCGACTTCATGTACTCGGCCCACCTGGCCCTCACCAGCAGGAACGTCATCGAGGTGATGTCGGCGGCCAGCTTCCTGCAGATGACGGACATCGTGCAGGCCTGCCACGACTTCATCAAGGCCGCCCTGGACATCAGCATCAAGCCGGATGCCTCGGACGAGCTCTCGGAGTTCGAGGTGGGCGCCCCGCCCGGCAGCGGCGCGGACGCCCTCATCTCGGCCGTAATGGCCGGAAGGAGCATTTCTCCGTGGCTGGCCCGGCGCACGAGCCCCGCCAACTCTTCCGGGGACTCGGCCATCGCCAGCTGCCACGAGGGCGGGAGCAGCTATGGGAAGGAGGACCAGGAGCCCAAGGCCGACGGCCCCGATGACCTCTCCTCGCAGCCGCTGTGGCCCGGCGACGTGGGCTACGGGCCCCTGCACATCAAGGAGGAGCAGCTGTCGCCGGCTCACTGCGGGGGGAGCGAGCCCCCCTCCTCCGGGGACGGGGCCGTCCAGAACTCCTTCTCGGAGCAGGCCGCAGGGGACGGCTGGCAGCCCACGGGCCGGAGGAAGAATAGGAAGAACAAAGACACGGTCCGGCACATCACGCAGCAGGTGGAGGGCGACAGCCGGGCCAGCTCGCCGCTGCCGTCTTTCCTCCCCGTGTCCGGCTGGCCGTTCAGCAGCCGCCACTCAA ACGCGGACTTGACCGTCGCCGAAGCCGGCAGCTCGGACAGCCGCGGGGAGAGGCCCGAGCTCTACACGCACGTGGACGAGGGGCTCCTGGGAGGAGAAGGCAGCTACCTGGGTGCCCCCCTCACCCCCGAGAAGGACGACGCGCTGCACCAGGCCACCGCGGTGGCCAACCTGCGGGCGGCGCTCGTGAGTAAGAGCAGCCTGCTGGCCCTCAAGGCCGACGTGCTGGGGGATGAcagctccctgctgctggagtacCTGCCCAAGGGCGCCCACTCCCTGTCCC TGAATGAGTTCACGGTCATCAGGAAGAAGTTCCGCTGCCCCTACTGCAGCTTCTCGGCCATGCACCAGTGCATTCTCAAGAGGCACATGCGCTCTCACACGGGCGAGCGGCCCTACCCCTGCGAGATCTGCGGGAAGAAGTTCACACGGCGCGAGCACATGAAGCGGCACACGCTG GTGCACAGCAAGGACAAGAAGTACGTGTGCAAGCTGTGTAGCCGCGTGTTCATGTCGGCCGCCAGCGTGGGCATCAAGCATGGCTCGCGGCGCCACGGCGTGTGTGCCGACTGCGCGGGCAGCGGCGGCGCCGGGCCCCTGGACGGCGGCGGCGCCGAGGGCTCCCCGGAGCTGTTTGCGGGCGACGGGCCGTACCTGGAGGACCCCGAGGACCCGCGCGGGGAGGGCGAGGAGGAGCTGGGCGAGGACGAGGACGACGTGGGCCTGGCCCCCGAGGACGCGCTGCTGGGGGACGACAAGGAGGACGAGGACTCGCCGCGGGAGCCCCGCAGCCCCGCCGGCGGCGCCGACAAGGACTTCGCCTGGATCTCCTAG